The Candidatus Polarisedimenticolaceae bacterium sequence CGGTGCCGGGCTCGAACGACGGGTCTTGGATGTAGGTGTCGTCGGTGCCGGGCTCGAACGACGGGTCTTGGATGTAGGTGTCGTCGGTGCCGGGCTCGAACGACGGATCCTGGATGTAGGTGTCGTCGGTGCTGGGATCGAACGACGGATCCTGGATGTAGGTGTCGTCGGTGCTGGGATCGAACGACGGATCCTGGGTGTAGGTGTCGTCAGTGCCAGGCCCGAACGACGGATCCTCGATCCCCGACTCGTCAACCCCGTTCCCGGTTTCCAGGCTCGGGCTAGTGTCCGTCGTGGCCGAGTATGTATCCGCGCTCGGGGGCTGAGCCGCGTTGTTCACTTCGGGCCGCGAGTTCGCCGAATTCGAGTTAGTGTCGGTCGACTGCGAACCGAAGATCTCGTCAACTGCGCTCCCGATTGCCCCGGCGGTCGCGCCGCCGAGAGCGCCAAGGGCTGCGCCTGGACCAGTGGCAGCACCGGCGACCCCGCCGGAGACTGCTCCAGCCACCAGGGCGCCGGCACGTCGTTCCGCCGATTCAACGAGCTCGTTCGTGATGCTGGGCTCGCCGGCCTCGTCGCGCGGACCGGTGGAGGATCCATCTCCAACAACCTCGTTGATCGCACCTTCGATGGTCCCGCCCGCGGCCCCGCCGAGCGCACCCAAGCCCGCACCCTCCGGGCCCGCGGGGGCGCCACCGATCGCCCCTGACACCGCGCCTCCGACGAGGTCCCCCGCGCGTCGCGCGGCGGAATCCGCCAGCTCGCCCATGAGACTCGGGCTGGAGTCCGGATTCTTGGCGGCGTCGGTAGTGGCATGATCGCCATCGACGATCTCTTTCGCGGCGCCGCCGACGACCCCGCCGACCGCGCCCGCGACCGCGTCTCCGGCCCTCTCTGTCGCTGCCTTCGCAGTCGACCCCATCGCGCCCGCGATTGCACCGTCGATGAAGTCGCCGATCCTCCGACCCGCCGAGTCGATGAATTCCTCGACAAAGCTCGGGCTGACGTCCGACGACTCCGTGGCGTCCGCCGACGGGGTGCTCTGGGCATTGCCCGTCGAGCTCTGGTCGCTCGATCCGGCGTATGCCAGCAAGCTCGCAGTCAGGACAACCCATCCAATTCGCAACATTTTCGCTTTCATGACGTTCGCTCCCTTTTCATTGGCTCTGACCGGGCCATCCGGCTGAGCTCAGGGGGGAGTCGCGACGTCCCAGCGAACGCTGCGAAAAAACTTGCCACTGAATCGGGGTCAAGCGGTGGAGACGAATTGACCTGGCGCTTCGAAGCAGGTGAGGGCTGTCTCCAAGAACGGGGCTCCGCGAACCCGCGCGCCCGGACGGAGGCATCGCAGACGCCTCGTCGAGCCAAAGGCTCTCCTCAAACGCCAGCTCGAGCGGGTGGTCGATTGCCCCTACGGCTGTCGTCGCATGACGTTTTTCGCGGTTGCCCGCTCGAACGGCAAGCCGGCCTCGGCGACAGGCACTAGTGCGCTTCTTCTACTCCAGCCCCGCCACCAGCATCTCCTTTGGATAGCGCACCGTGTACGCGAGCACCACGTCCTTCTTCTCGTGCGGTGCCAGATTCAGCTTCCACAGGAGCACGCCGGGCCGCGACGCGCTCGGCTTGTGATCAGGCGTCGTCGTCTTCGCGATGTCGACGACGACGCGCTCGTCCTCGGAGACCGGTACGCGGTCTTCGACGATCACGGTGACGTCGCGGTCGCGGAGATTCTCGACGCTCGTCTTGTAGGCGTAGGCGATCTGGTGCGTCTTGCCGGTGAGCCCTTCGGTGGTGTGGTCTTGCGGCTGCTTCACGCGGTCGACCTTGATGCGGTTGTCGCGGCCGAACGGCACGGTCAGCTCGGCGCCGGGCGCGGTCTCGGGGAGCGCGTACACGCCGAGATAAGCGCCGCCGGCCAACACGCGCATCGCTCCCGAGAGGAGCGGGTACTGCTGCGGCGCGCGCACGACCGAGGTCAAGAACGCCGCGGGCTCGATCGCAGGCGCGATGCGATACGAGACGGCGCCGGCCAGCTCCTCCTGCCGCAGCACGACGCGATGATCGGCGTTGTCCGCGGGGACGTCGGAGCGGCCGGGGACTTCGAAAGCGACGTTGTAGGCGGAGCGGACGAGCCCGGCTTCTGCGATCGTGGTCGGCATCGGTGGCGGCGGGACTCCAGGCCCGTCCGGGTCCTGGACGCCGGGTGCCAAGCCGATCACGTTCTGATAGTACCGGCCGGCGACGGGAAGGCCCGCTACGAAGTCGGAGTTGAACTTCGCCTTCGTCGCATTGTCCAAGGTGCCGGCAACGACCTTCGGCTCGTAAGGCCTGAGCAGTCGCGACATCATCTCCGGCGGCGCGACACCGCGTGCCGGCGCCGCGGTCGAGAGGCGCAGCGCGACGCCGGGCCAGCTCTCGCCGGTGCCCTGGCGCACGACCGCTTCGGAGACGAGTCCGACCTCGCCGGTCGCCGGATCGAGCGTCGCACGGTATGCGGGCGACCACGACGCTCCGGTGACGAGGTAGGCGAGGCGCAGGGTGATCGAGCCCGCCTGCTTCGTCTCGAGCTCCGCGGCGGCGACGCGCGATTCGATCGAGCGGCTTCCGGGCCCCGCGGCCGCCTTCGCGCGCGCGACTTCGAGCTCGCGATTCAGCTTGTCCTTCGCCTGCTCGCGCGCGAGGTCCTGATCGGCGAGGTCGGCGAGCTTCTTGGCGAGCAGATCGTAAGTGGCGCCGATCGACGCGGGGTCGCTCTTGCCGGCGCCGATGTTCCCCGACTCGCGCTCGGCGGCGGTCGCGCGGAGCGACTTCAGGAACTCGCGGAGATCGTTCGCGACCCGCTCCTGTGACGCGAGCTTCGCCAGCTCACCCTCGAGGCGCTTCACCTCGTCGCGGAGCGCCTGAAGCTCGGGGGTGTCCGTCGGAGTTTCCGCGTGTCGCCGGATCGTCACGGCGCCAAGGAGCGCCGGCACACCTTTGGCGTTGACGCGGAGCGAGTCATTCTCGGCGTTGAGCGGAATGTCGTTGAATTCGACGGTGGAGGCGCCCGACGGCAGCTCGAGCGTCGCCTCGCGGACGACCTCGGCGCGGTCGGGATAGACGGTCACCTCGACGATGCGGGCGTTCTTCGCGGACAGCGTCGCGGCGGATGCGGCGAGCGGGAGGACGAGGGCAGCGAGCAGGGCGACGACGGTTCGACGGGTTTGTCTCGTGGTCATGGCGGGATCCTCCGATGATGAGTAAGACGCTGCACCCGATCGATGAGACCGGGGAACTCGGGACGAGTTCCGTGCTGCATCGGAGGATGCGGGGTGGAAACCGCAGTAAGAGGGGACAGCTTCCGAAACTCGAAGTCTTGAGTTTCGGAAGCTGTCCCCTCTTGGCTTAGAGCCCTCTCGCCACCAGCACGCGCATCTCCTTCGCGCGCGCCGTGAGCCAGTCCTCGTCGACGGTGTTCTTCGACTCGAAGCCGTCGAAGCGGAGGAGGCCGTCGTGCGCGTCGAGCGTGACGAAACGGCGGGCGGGGTCGATGGCGATGCGGTCGATCCCCTCGGAGGCGCGGCAGAGCGGGGCGTCGACGAGGATGGCGCCGTCCATGACGACCTTGAGGTCGACGAACGACGAGGCGCCGCCCTCGCCGTGCCCGGCGGGCGGGTAGACGACGATCGTGGTCGTGATCTCGTGCGTGCCCGCGTGCTCGATCTTCGTGATCGTGCGCAGCGTGTTCGCCTCGAGAACGTAGAGGCCCTGTTTCTCGAGCGTCGCGGCGCGCGCGGGAAGCTCTGAGTTCCGCTCCATGAAGCCGGTCGTGATCTGGATCTGGCCGGCGCTCTTCATGTAGCGGTACTCGAGGTACGGCGCGTCCTCGGCTAAGGCGAGACCGGCGACGGCGCAGCACGCGAGGATGGCGAGAGCGATTCCGGCGACGCGGCGGGTCGCGCGCATCAGGCCGCCCTCTCGCCGGCCTCGACGAACGCTTGAAGCGTGCGGCGCACCGCATCGTTGACGCCGGTGAACTTCACGCCCACGCCGCCGATCTTCTTCCACGAAGGCTCCTGGACGCGCACGACCTCGGCTTCGAGGAAGACGAGGAGATCGCCGCGGAGGCGCAGGTGCAGCTCGAGGCGCTCGCCCGGGTCGGGCGCGGGGCCGGCGGTTTCGAGGAATGCGCCGCTGGTGCTGAGGTTGACGATGCGCATCGCGTTGTCGGGGCCCTGCGACATCGCGGTGCCGATCCAGTCGAAGTGCCGGCGGCGCGCGGCCTGGCCGGGCAGGAGCACTTCCGGGCGCTTCGAGCCCGTGCGCAGGATGGCGTTGCCGATCTCCGCGCACGCCGGCGCGAGCACCGCGCGCGCGTTGCCGTTCGTGTGTTGCGGGAACGTCGCGAAGATCAGGCCGGCGAGATCGGAGGGCAGCTCGATGCCGGAGTCGGGGCAGATGAGGAACGTCCGGTCGTGGCCGAGGTGCGCCAAGAAGAGGCCGGCTTCGACGAGGAGGTTGCCGGCGGGGACGTTGCGCTGCTGGCCGGCCTGACCCGCGGGCGCTTCGGGGGTCAGGAGGAGCACGGCGTAGTCGAACTCCTTGAGCTTGCGCTCGAGGACGTCGATCAGCGTGCCGCCGGGCCGGAAGGCCCCTTGATTCCAGACCGTCGAGACGATCGAGCCGGCGAGGTTCGCCTGGATCGCTTCGGCGAGAGGCACGCTCTCGGTCGACGATCCGATGAAAAGTCGCGGCAGGCCGGTCGTGACGCCAAGATTCTTCATCGCAAGTCCCCCCGACGACGGAAACGAAATTCGTTGTCTCAAGCTAAGTTCCGAGGGAGGGGGAGGCAATGGTCCTCGACCATCAGGCGCGCCGGCCTCTCATGAAATGCTCGCCGCTCCGCGAGGCCGAGCCCGGAAAAGTTCAAATACTGGCCGTTCGGGAGCAGCCCGGCGGTTGACACCCTCGCGCGCGGGTCCTACAACAGTCGCGTCCGCACGGCGCCTGGCGACGGGCCGGCGCCGATTCACCGCCGGGAGCGTAACGCCTCGGCGAGAGGAGCGAGCCATGCACCACCAGTGTCACTCCCCCTATCAACGTTGGTATCAGGACTCGTGGCGCCACGACGCCGGCTTCGAGGCCGGCTTCGGCGTGCGGCGGCCCCTCCGGTTCCTCGCGTACAAGCTGGAGCTCGACGAAGCGCAGATGACGCGCCTCGCGCAGGTGCTCGATCAGCTCAAGACCGATCGTGCGCAGGCGGCGGTCGACGACCGGCGGACGCTGAGCGCGTTTGCCGAGGCCGCCGAGCAAGAGGGGTTCGACGAGGCGAAGGCGCGTGACGGCGCCGCGGTTCGTGTCAAGAGCGCGGAGGCGTTGGCGAAGAGCGTGGTGACGGCGCTCGGCCAGATCCACGCGATGCTGCGGCCGGAGCAGCGGGCGCGGTTCGCTTACATGATCCGGACGGGCGCGCTGCAGCTTTGATGGTGAGGTGCCGCGTACCACCCGCGGTACGTTTCGTACCATCGGTGGTACGCGGCACTCTCGGCTTCATCGAGAAAAGTCAGTTCACCCCGCCGCCGCCGTAGGGAACGCAGCCGGTGGCGCCGAAGCAGCTCGCGACGCACATGTTCGCGTAGATCTTCCCGCCCTTGCAGATGACGGGCGCGTCGAGCGGCGCACACTCGCAGATGAGGCGCGCGTGGGACGGCGGTGTCGCGAGCGCGAGGACGCCGGCGAGCGCGGCGATGCCGATGGCCGTTCCGATTCCTGCACGAACGAATCTCTTCATGGTGATTCCTCCTGGGTGAGAACGTTCCGGCGGAGCTTACTCCCATTGGGCGGAAGCCCCGCCACGGAACGAGTGCACTGAGAGCTAAGGCGCCTTCGTGTCCGCGTCGTCGGGAACGACCTTCCACGAGGGGTCGGGGTCGAAGCGGTCCATCGCCTTGAACGCGTCGAGCGTTTTCGGCCCGAGGTCCTTCTCGTACACGACACCGTCCTGGCTCACGATGAAGCTCTTCACGCCGGTGACGGCGTGCTCGGCCGGCGCGGCGACGAGCGCGAAGCCGCCGATCATGATGCCCTTCACGACGTAGTCCAACGTGCCGAGCGGCGCGTGCTTGCCCTGCCCCTTGAGAATCTTGAAGAAGTACCCGTGGTACGGCTCGGTCTTGCTCGAGTAACCCTCTTCGATCGCTTGCGCGATCTTCTCGCCGATCGGCCCACGCCACGTGCCGTCGGGGTCGCGCCACGCGAGACCGTCTTCCTTGTCCGCGGTGCCGACGACGCGCTGCGCGTATTGCACGACCTTCGATCCGCCGCGAGGCTCGGACGCGTACTCTTCCTGCGCCTCGACGTAGCCGCGGCAGACCTCGATCGCGTCGAGCTCGTTGCGGCCGACGCGGCGGTAGAGGATCTCCTTCTTTCCGGCGACCGTGTCGAACCGCCAACCGCTCGCCTGTTTGACGACGGGAATCGGCATCGGCCAATCCTGCTCGCCGATGACGATGGTGGCGCGGCTCGCGTTCTTCGGGTCGGGAGTGATGCCGAGCTTCACTCTGGCCTGCTTGGCGAACTCCGCCGCCTGGTTCTTGTCCATGACGGCGTCGCCGCTGCCGACGAGATCCTTCCCTTCCGGCCCGAGGATCTCCATCAGCGCGGGAACGTCGTCCTTCTCGGCTGCGGTGACGAGAGCATCGGCCGCGGCCTGCGCGGTCGGGAACGAGCGCTGCTTGACCGGAGCCGGAGCGGTGGTCGCGCCCGGCGCGGCGAGAGCCGCCGCAGCGACGAGGAAGGCGAGCGCGACCACGGTCAACGTTCTCATCGGCGTCGCCCTCCGCCGCCACCGCCGCGGGAGCCGCCGAAGCTCGACGAGCCGCGCGCGCTGCTGGCGCGGCTGCCGCTTCCGTTGAAGCCGCCGGAGTAGCCGCCGCCCAGGCCGCCCGCACCGCGCGAGGCGCCGCCGCCGATGTCGCGGCTGCCGACGCTGTTCGCGCCGCTCGGCCGGTTGAACGATCGATTGCCGCCGCCTCCGGCGCCGGCCCCCGGCGAGCGGTTTCCCGCGCCGGCGCCCGCGCCGCCCGATCGGCCGAGCTGCTGCTGCGCGCTCGCCATGCGATTCGACGACGAAGGCCCCTGGCCGCGCGCCTGGCCGCCGAACTTGTTGGCGGTCCCGCGATCGCCGTACGGCGTTCCCCCGCGGTGCGAGGGGTTGTGATTCCACTTGCCGCCGTTGCCGACGTTACCGTTCCCTCGGCCGCCGAGGTTGCCGTTCCCGCGGTTGCCGGCGTTGCCGTTGTGGTGGTTCACCCGATTGAAATTGTTGTTCACGTTGATGTTGATGTTGCTGCTTCCGCCCCAGTGGCAGCCGCCCCACATCCCGCCCCAGAACGCGCCCCACATGAAGCCGACGCCGAACGAGACGAATGCGGCGCCCGGGTAGTAATAGGGATAGTAGATCGGCGGGTACGGGTAGACGGGCGGGCCCCAGATGACGACCGGGTCGTACGCAGGGACGTAGACGATCTGCGGATTCGCGGGCTGGATGACGATGACCTGCTGGCTCTCGACGGTCTGGGTCTCGACCTTCTGCTGCTCGCCGGACTTCAGCGTGCCCTTGTCGACCGCCTTCTTCCGCATGCGCTGGACCGCGTCCATGACGTCCGATTCCTGCGCGAGCACCGCGTTGCCGAGCTGAAGCGTCCACTGGATGTCGTCGGACAGACGCTTGACCGCCTCGGGGAACGCGGCCATCGATTGCACCGACGCGTCCCACGGCTGCTGCGCGACCGCATCGACGAGCGCCTTGTCCTTGAGGCCCTTGTTCTTCGCGAGCCACTGCTGGAGCTGGACCATCTCGAGCGGATAGGTCGACGCCGCCAGTGTCTGCGCGAGGAGCGCATCGGGGTAAAGCGCGATCGGCGCGACGAGCGAGTCGAGCTGGTCGGCCGGAAGCTTCACGGCAGCGGGGGGAGCTGCGTCCGCCGGAGGCGGCTGCTGCGCAAAGACGGCGAAAGGCTCGAGGACGAGCAACGACGCGCAGAGATAAGCAGTCGACTTGCGAATCACCGGGAAGCTCATTCGTCGCGCCTCGCGCACGGAGCTTACACCAGGGTCTAGCGGGCAGCGAGGATCGCGACGGCGACGATCGCTGCCATGAAGAGGAAGAGCGCGATGAGCGCCTTCGGATTCCCGAAATTGATCGTGTAACCGAGGCCGAAGCGCTTCTCGACGAGCCACGCCGGGTCTTCGCGGTTGACGTAGATCACACCGCCCCACCAGCGGCGATTGTCGGCGAGGCCGTCGGCCAGCGGCGCCGCGGTCGCCCCTTCGAGGCGTGAGCCGCCCTGGCCGTAACGCGCAAACAGATAGATGACGCCGCCGAACGTCCACGCGAGGATCGCGAATACCCAGAGGATGAACGAGGACGGGAGGCCCGGCGCTTGACCCTGCGCGACGCGCAGCGCGAGCGCCGAGATCGACCCCAGCATCGCGACGAGGATGAACGTCAGCCCCGCGAGGAACCGCGCGAGCGCCCTACGGAAACGCGCTTGCGCGACGATCGACACGCCCGCATCGCCGGCGCGAACGGCGGGGCGCGTGCGCGCGATCAGGACCGCGATACCGCCGACGAAGAGTCCGAGCAGTCCCGTCAGCAGCGGCACCGCGTAAACCGAGCCGAAAGACTTCGGCGCGAAGCCGTCGGGTGTGCCCGCCGCGTTGAAGTGGATCGGGATCCGGTCGGGGAGCGCGTCGTATCGCGACGCCGCGTCGGCGACGAGCCACACGCTCACCGCGATCGACGCGGCGACGGCGACCCACGGGAGAACGGTGCCGGCGTGCGCGATCGCGATCTCGGGCGGAGGCGGAGGAGCGGCGGCCTGCGCGAGCGCACGGGCGGCCCGGTACGCCCTCACATAAAGGAAGGCGCCGATCGCGAGGAGCGCCAGCTCCGGAGCGATCGCGGCGACGGGGTGCACGGACTTCATCGCGAGGACGGCGGCGGCTGCAACGCACGCGATCGTGGCGGCCGTCATCCCCAGCGACCACTCGCGCCGGATCGCGTGAGCCGCTTCGCCGTCGTGTGCGGCCTCACCGACGTAGACGCCGAAGAGCAAGCCGCGGCGCGTGATCCGCGGGACGAGGATCGCGACGACGCCGAGCAGCGCGGTCTCGGCGACGAAGATCCACGCAAGCGGAGGTGCGGCCACTAGCCCTTGCGCAGCTCGCTCGCCGGCAGGTCTTCAGGGAGCGGCGTCTCGAGCGGCGGCTTCCCTTCCTTCGCATCCCACGACACGAACGCGGTGCCGTCCTTCCCGACGTGCTCGTTCTGTCCGCCCATTGCGAGGACGACGCAGCGCCCCGGTCCGCGGTTGACGAGCTGACGCTTCACGTCGGGCGCGACGCGCGCGATCTCGCCCTTCGTCATGTCGCGCTCGGCGCCATCGACGACGAGCGACAGCGTC is a genomic window containing:
- a CDS encoding DUF2950 domain-containing protein, which encodes MRTLTVVALAFLVAAAALAAPGATTAPAPVKQRSFPTAQAAADALVTAAEKDDVPALMEILGPEGKDLVGSGDAVMDKNQAAEFAKQARVKLGITPDPKNASRATIVIGEQDWPMPIPVVKQASGWRFDTVAGKKEILYRRVGRNELDAIEVCRGYVEAQEEYASEPRGGSKVVQYAQRVVGTADKEDGLAWRDPDGTWRGPIGEKIAQAIEEGYSSKTEPYHGYFFKILKGQGKHAPLGTLDYVVKGIMIGGFALVAAPAEHAVTGVKSFIVSQDGVVYEKDLGPKTLDAFKAMDRFDPDPSWKVVPDDADTKAP
- a CDS encoding mucoidy inhibitor MuiA family protein; protein product: MTTRQTRRTVVALLAALVLPLAASAATLSAKNARIVEVTVYPDRAEVVREATLELPSGASTVEFNDIPLNAENDSLRVNAKGVPALLGAVTIRRHAETPTDTPELQALRDEVKRLEGELAKLASQERVANDLREFLKSLRATAAERESGNIGAGKSDPASIGATYDLLAKKLADLADQDLAREQAKDKLNRELEVARAKAAAGPGSRSIESRVAAAELETKQAGSITLRLAYLVTGASWSPAYRATLDPATGEVGLVSEAVVRQGTGESWPGVALRLSTAAPARGVAPPEMMSRLLRPYEPKVVAGTLDNATKAKFNSDFVAGLPVAGRYYQNVIGLAPGVQDPDGPGVPPPPMPTTIAEAGLVRSAYNVAFEVPGRSDVPADNADHRVVLRQEELAGAVSYRIAPAIEPAAFLTSVVRAPQQYPLLSGAMRVLAGGAYLGVYALPETAPGAELTVPFGRDNRIKVDRVKQPQDHTTEGLTGKTHQIAYAYKTSVENLRDRDVTVIVEDRVPVSEDERVVVDIAKTTTPDHKPSASRPGVLLWKLNLAPHEKKDVVLAYTVRYPKEMLVAGLE
- a CDS encoding DUF5808 domain-containing protein, with translation MAAPPLAWIFVAETALLGVVAILVPRITRRGLLFGVYVGEAAHDGEAAHAIRREWSLGMTAATIACVAAAAVLAMKSVHPVAAIAPELALLAIGAFLYVRAYRAARALAQAAAPPPPPEIAIAHAGTVLPWVAVAASIAVSVWLVADAASRYDALPDRIPIHFNAAGTPDGFAPKSFGSVYAVPLLTGLLGLFVGGIAVLIARTRPAVRAGDAGVSIVAQARFRRALARFLAGLTFILVAMLGSISALALRVAQGQAPGLPSSFILWVFAILAWTFGGVIYLFARYGQGGSRLEGATAAPLADGLADNRRWWGGVIYVNREDPAWLVEKRFGLGYTINFGNPKALIALFLFMAAIVAVAILAAR
- a CDS encoding cupin domain-containing protein yields the protein MNSGVSTARLDLASGTERFQRLAQELGITSFGINLIRLQPGNRGRIHKHATQEEVYLVLEGTLSLVVDGAERDMTKGEIARVAPDVKRQLVNRGPGRCVVLAMGGQNEHVGKDGTAFVSWDAKEGKPPLETPLPEDLPASELRKG
- a CDS encoding DUF3300 domain-containing protein, producing the protein MSFPVIRKSTAYLCASLLVLEPFAVFAQQPPPADAAPPAAVKLPADQLDSLVAPIALYPDALLAQTLAASTYPLEMVQLQQWLAKNKGLKDKALVDAVAQQPWDASVQSMAAFPEAVKRLSDDIQWTLQLGNAVLAQESDVMDAVQRMRKKAVDKGTLKSGEQQKVETQTVESQQVIVIQPANPQIVYVPAYDPVVIWGPPVYPYPPIYYPYYYPGAAFVSFGVGFMWGAFWGGMWGGCHWGGSSNININVNNNFNRVNHHNGNAGNRGNGNLGGRGNGNVGNGGKWNHNPSHRGGTPYGDRGTANKFGGQARGQGPSSSNRMASAQQQLGRSGGAGAGAGNRSPGAGAGGGGNRSFNRPSGANSVGSRDIGGGASRGAGGLGGGYSGGFNGSGSRASSARGSSSFGGSRGGGGGGRRR
- a CDS encoding Spy/CpxP family protein refolding chaperone yields the protein MHHQCHSPYQRWYQDSWRHDAGFEAGFGVRRPLRFLAYKLELDEAQMTRLAQVLDQLKTDRAQAAVDDRRTLSAFAEAAEQEGFDEAKARDGAAVRVKSAEALAKSVVTALGQIHAMLRPEQRARFAYMIRTGALQL
- a CDS encoding TIR domain-containing protein, which produces MKNLGVTTGLPRLFIGSSTESVPLAEAIQANLAGSIVSTVWNQGAFRPGGTLIDVLERKLKEFDYAVLLLTPEAPAGQAGQQRNVPAGNLLVEAGLFLAHLGHDRTFLICPDSGIELPSDLAGLIFATFPQHTNGNARAVLAPACAEIGNAILRTGSKRPEVLLPGQAARRRHFDWIGTAMSQGPDNAMRIVNLSTSGAFLETAGPAPDPGERLELHLRLRGDLLVFLEAEVVRVQEPSWKKIGGVGVKFTGVNDAVRRTLQAFVEAGERAA